From one Gracilibacillus salinarum genomic stretch:
- a CDS encoding dUTP diphosphatase — protein MNWQTLFDMQQQLDNYILSQHELKNENVFDKKILALLVEVGELANETRCFKYWSVKPPSDKQVILEEYVDGIHFILSLGLELGLEQYESKPEGQDHELPALFLEVYHAVSTLKDTPSIKVYHQVFNTYITLGEALGFTAEDIKNAYMDKNKVNFERQNQGY, from the coding sequence ATGAATTGGCAGACACTTTTTGACATGCAACAACAGTTAGATAATTACATTTTATCACAACATGAATTGAAAAACGAAAATGTATTCGATAAAAAGATTTTAGCGCTGCTTGTGGAAGTTGGTGAGTTAGCGAATGAAACAAGATGCTTTAAGTATTGGAGTGTCAAACCGCCAAGTGATAAACAAGTGATTTTAGAAGAATATGTGGATGGCATTCATTTCATTTTATCTTTAGGATTGGAACTCGGTTTGGAACAGTATGAGTCCAAGCCAGAAGGACAAGACCATGAATTGCCGGCATTATTTCTAGAAGTATATCATGCTGTTTCAACGCTCAAAGATACACCTTCTATCAAGGTATATCATCAAGTATTTAATACATATATAACGCTTGGAGAAGCATTAGGTTTTACGGCAGAAGATATAAAAAATGCTTATATGGACAAGAATAAGGTAAACTTTGAGCGTCAGAATCAAGGCTATTAA
- a CDS encoding sigma-w pathway protein ysdB — translation MIVILFRLLVIIAMIVLIYTAYQYLVNPKRKLEVAEEKKEFYFLDFNDNIKKNFFITYKGFLFEGEKYLGATEDAFEVINIVMHTKSPEKLKGFERKDIYFLEEEILIRYPHAEIEWKYPINKLQLK, via the coding sequence ATGATCGTCATTTTATTTCGCTTGTTAGTTATTATCGCAATGATTGTACTCATTTATACGGCATATCAATATCTCGTGAATCCAAAGCGCAAGCTGGAAGTTGCAGAGGAAAAGAAGGAATTCTACTTTCTGGATTTCAATGATAATATAAAAAAGAATTTCTTTATTACGTATAAAGGATTTTTATTCGAAGGGGAAAAATATCTCGGAGCGACAGAAGATGCTTTTGAAGTCATCAACATTGTGATGCATACGAAAAGCCCGGAAAAGTTAAAAGGATTTGAGCGTAAGGATATTTATTTCCTTGAAGAAGAAATTCTGATTCGATATCCTCACGCTGAGATCGAGTGGAAATATCCGATTAATAAACTTCAGCTGAAATAA
- a CDS encoding TVP38/TMEM64 family protein yields the protein MIPIEMISQLKVMESYAFVAPVLFIMMHILRPLLFIPVLLLCITGGLLFGLWAGTIYSIIGLVISSVIFYMIIHLLPAIEARCKKLEKRLLGDQLSLNTVQIMLLRMLPFIHFHLMSFCIYQKSVSFTAYLRTTLFTVIPVAIFYTTLGRTIQEISVYYAIPLVCTIIILAYFVRKKQVIIKWHTFFQEKPVS from the coding sequence ATGATACCGATCGAAATGATTAGCCAATTAAAGGTGATGGAAAGCTATGCATTTGTGGCACCGGTGCTGTTCATCATGATGCATATCTTACGACCATTATTGTTTATTCCGGTATTGCTCTTATGTATAACAGGTGGTCTGTTGTTCGGTTTGTGGGCAGGTACCATATACTCCATTATTGGTTTAGTAATTTCGAGCGTGATTTTCTATATGATCATTCATCTTTTACCTGCAATAGAAGCGCGTTGCAAAAAGTTAGAGAAGCGCTTGCTAGGAGATCAACTTTCCCTTAATACCGTACAAATTATGCTGTTACGCATGTTGCCATTTATACATTTTCACCTAATGTCATTTTGTATCTATCAGAAATCAGTCAGTTTTACGGCTTATCTGCGCACAACCTTATTTACCGTTATTCCTGTTGCCATTTTTTATACTACATTAGGGAGAACCATACAGGAAATATCCGTATATTATGCGATACCGTTAGTCTGTACCATTATAATACTTGCTTATTTCGTTCGCAAAAAGCAAGTTATTATTAAATGGCATACATTTTTTCAAGAAAAGCCGGTCTCGTGA
- a CDS encoding DUF1294 domain-containing protein, whose translation MHIATIYYFANVACCERMASWLGYNRRGELALYIYLMIINLVAFFTMWMDKQKARQHKWRIPEKRIWLLAIAGGACGATFGMYMFRHKTQHRTFVIGLPLIIAIQIAVLLYFM comes from the coding sequence ATGCATATAGCAACCATATATTATTTTGCAAATGTCGCATGCTGTGAGAGGATGGCGTCCTGGTTAGGATATAACCGGAGGGGAGAATTAGCTTTGTATATTTATTTAATGATTATCAACCTTGTAGCGTTTTTTACGATGTGGATGGACAAACAGAAGGCACGCCAGCACAAATGGAGGATTCCGGAGAAGAGAATATGGTTATTGGCGATTGCAGGAGGGGCCTGTGGAGCCACGTTTGGGATGTATATGTTTCGACATAAAACACAGCACCGTACTTTCGTAATAGGTCTGCCTCTAATCATAGCAATCCAGATCGCAGTGTTGCTCTACTTTATGTAA
- the rplT gene encoding 50S ribosomal protein L20 translates to MARVKGGTVTRKRRKRILKLAKGYYGAKHSLFKTAKQQVMKSGQYAYRDRRQKKRDFRKLWISRINAAARLNDLSYSRFMHGLKLAGVEVNRKMLADLAINDEKAFAQLADQAKSALK, encoded by the coding sequence ATGGCACGTGTTAAAGGTGGAACAGTTACACGTAAACGTCGTAAACGTATATTAAAATTAGCTAAAGGTTATTATGGTGCTAAGCATTCGTTGTTTAAAACAGCAAAACAACAAGTAATGAAATCAGGTCAGTATGCTTACCGTGACCGTCGTCAGAAAAAACGTGATTTCCGTAAACTTTGGATTTCTCGTATTAACGCGGCAGCACGTTTGAATGACCTTTCTTACAGCCGTTTCATGCACGGATTAAAACTTGCGGGTGTAGAAGTAAACCGTAAAATGCTAGCTGATTTAGCAATCAACGACGAAAAAGCATTTGCTCAATTAGCAGATCAAGCAAAATCTGCTTTAAAATAA
- the rpmI gene encoding 50S ribosomal protein L35: MPKMKSHSGTAKRMRKTGSGKVKRSHAYTSHLFANKSQKQKRKLRKSALVSAGDYKRIKQMLPK, translated from the coding sequence ATGCCAAAAATGAAATCACACAGCGGAACTGCTAAAAGAATGAGAAAAACAGGTAGTGGGAAGGTAAAACGTTCTCACGCTTATACTAGTCACTTATTTGCTAACAAATCTCAAAAGCAAAAACGTAAATTACGTAAATCTGCTCTTGTATCAGCAGGGGATTACAAACGTATCAAACAAATGTTACCGAAATAA
- the infC gene encoding translation initiation factor IF-3, translating to MNVNESIRAREVRLIDSNGDQLGVKSRQEALDIAQTRNLDLVLVAPKAKPPVCRIMDYGKYRFEQQKKEKEARKKQKVINVKEVRLSPGIEEHDFNTKLRNARKFLSKGDKVKVSIRFRGRAITHKELGQKVLERMAEECKDLSTVEQKAKMEGRSMFLMLAPVNEK from the coding sequence ATGAACGTCAATGAGAGTATTCGGGCACGCGAGGTTCGTCTCATTGATTCAAATGGGGATCAATTAGGAGTTAAATCTCGCCAAGAAGCGCTAGACATTGCTCAAACAAGAAATTTAGATCTAGTATTGGTTGCGCCAAAGGCAAAACCACCAGTATGCCGGATCATGGATTACGGTAAATACCGTTTTGAGCAGCAAAAGAAAGAGAAAGAAGCTCGTAAGAAACAAAAAGTCATTAACGTCAAAGAAGTACGTCTTAGTCCTGGTATTGAAGAGCATGACTTTAATACGAAGCTTCGTAATGCACGTAAATTCTTATCTAAAGGGGACAAAGTTAAAGTCTCTATTCGCTTCCGTGGGCGTGCGATTACCCATAAAGAATTAGGTCAGAAAGTATTAGAACGTATGGCAGAAGAATGCAAAGACCTTTCTACGGTGGAACAAAAAGCCAAAATGGAAGGCCGCAGTATGTTCTTGATGCTTGCGCCTGTAAACGAAAAATAA